One window from the genome of Pelobates fuscus isolate aPelFus1 chromosome 13, aPelFus1.pri, whole genome shotgun sequence encodes:
- the C13H14orf28 gene encoding uncharacterized protein C14orf28 homolog isoform X1, producing the protein MKTLFEEIKASIKNNADHDRSFWRPVLPWGGVFTIKAGRKAVSCTPLYVEIKLKNTCTIDGFLMLLYVILRENENFPRELSHYLGREFVDCFLQLMDSYNFTSVKLLWIWDKMEKRQYRSGIHKASLEIDLFGNEHENFTRNLEHLMATIQESYCSNSQCPTRFQEKHMQTVLINPPHDIPHGDLIQMAVDELFCSKFELCEEVGCGCLREYSARIFCHGPPPFVILNMEQWKSEELAYVPYYLDLSEQKYLLEGATLFNKDEHHYSAAFQIDGYWMHYDGLRNVNLILLNKPPELLLLSSLVYVRAAEKEH; encoded by the exons ATGAAGACATTGTTTGAAGAAATCAAGGCTTCAATTAAAAACAATGCTGATCATGACCGCTCGTTTTGGAGACCTGTGCTGCCTTGGGGAGGGGTTTTCACTATAAAAGCGGGGCGTAAAGCGGTCTCGTGCACACCTCTATATGTTGAGATAAAGCTGAAAAACACCTGCACAATAGATGGATTTCTGATgctgctctatgtcattttacggGAAAATGAGAACttccccagagaactgtcccaCTACCTTGGCCGTGAGTTTGTGGACTGTTTCCTTCAGTTGATGGACTCCTACAATTTTACATCTGTCAAGCTGCTGTGGATTTGGGACAAGATGGAGAAACGCCAATACAGATCTGGAATTCACAAAGCGTCCTTAGAAATTGACTTGTTTGGGAACGAACACGAGAACTTTACTAGAAATCTCGAGCATCTGATGGCCACAATTCAAGAGAGCTACTGTTCAAACTCGCAATGTCCCACTCGTTTTCAGGagaaacacatgcagacagtccttATCAA CCCTCCTCATGATATACCCCACGGGGACCTGATTCAGATGGCAGTGGATGAGCTCTTCTGCTCCAAGTTTGAACTGTGTGAAGAGGTCGG GTGTGGATGCTTGAGGGAGTACTCAGCTCGAATTTTCTGCCACGGGCCCCCTCCCTTTGTTATATTAAACATGGAGCAGTGGAAGTCAGAAGAGTTGGCTTACGTACCCTATTATTTGGATCTATCAGAGCAGAA GTATTTGTTGGAAGGTGCCACACTGTTCAATAAAGACGAACACCATTACTCCGCAGCCTTCCAGATTGATGGCTATTGGATGCATTACGACGGCCTTAGGAACGTCAACTTaatcttattaaacaaacctccagAGCTGCTTCTGCTTTCTTCTTTAGTCTATGTGCGTGCTGCAGAGAAGGAGCAttag
- the C13H14orf28 gene encoding uncharacterized protein C14orf28 homolog isoform X2, whose amino-acid sequence MKTLFEEIKASIKNNADHDRSFWRPVLPWGGVFTIKAGRKAVSCTPLYVEIKLKNTCTIDGFLMLLYVILRENENFPRELSHYLGREFVDCFLQLMDSYNFTSVKLLWIWDKMEKRQYRSGIHKASLEIDLFGNEHENFTRNLEHLMATIQESYCSNSQCPTRFQEKHMQTVLINPPHDIPHGDLIQMAVDELFCSKFELCEEVGCGCLREYSARIFCHGPPPFVILNMEQWKSEELAYVPYYLDLSEQNRKLLMSLQLSKSL is encoded by the exons ATGAAGACATTGTTTGAAGAAATCAAGGCTTCAATTAAAAACAATGCTGATCATGACCGCTCGTTTTGGAGACCTGTGCTGCCTTGGGGAGGGGTTTTCACTATAAAAGCGGGGCGTAAAGCGGTCTCGTGCACACCTCTATATGTTGAGATAAAGCTGAAAAACACCTGCACAATAGATGGATTTCTGATgctgctctatgtcattttacggGAAAATGAGAACttccccagagaactgtcccaCTACCTTGGCCGTGAGTTTGTGGACTGTTTCCTTCAGTTGATGGACTCCTACAATTTTACATCTGTCAAGCTGCTGTGGATTTGGGACAAGATGGAGAAACGCCAATACAGATCTGGAATTCACAAAGCGTCCTTAGAAATTGACTTGTTTGGGAACGAACACGAGAACTTTACTAGAAATCTCGAGCATCTGATGGCCACAATTCAAGAGAGCTACTGTTCAAACTCGCAATGTCCCACTCGTTTTCAGGagaaacacatgcagacagtccttATCAA CCCTCCTCATGATATACCCCACGGGGACCTGATTCAGATGGCAGTGGATGAGCTCTTCTGCTCCAAGTTTGAACTGTGTGAAGAGGTCGG GTGTGGATGCTTGAGGGAGTACTCAGCTCGAATTTTCTGCCACGGGCCCCCTCCCTTTGTTATATTAAACATGGAGCAGTGGAAGTCAGAAGAGTTGGCTTACGTACCCTATTATTTGGATCTATCAGAGCAGAA TAGAAAGCTGTTAATGTCACTGCAACTCTCTAAGTCCCTCTAA